CTTGTAAATTACCTGTATCCCCTGGAGTCATGGGATATATGGTAAATCCCCATGCAAACTCCTAGAATGAACAAACAAGACAAAGACAAAGTCACAAAGGGCCAGGAAGATAAATGAAGTAACAGTACAAACAGCAGGGAGATGCCAGGACATCACAGCCAGAAGTCTCAGTATAAAAATAGCTCTGACAATTCCTTCTAGATTTACTCAGCATCACTGGGAAATGACCGGCTGCAAAACTCCCTCCACTCAGAAAACCCCAGAAACGGTGGCTCAGGCACGTCTTCTGGGTCCTTCCATTCATGCCGTGGTGGGTATGGTGACTTATCAAATACCAGTTGATATGCATATGACTGGCGCCACGGACGCACAGGTCCCGCTGTGCGTTCAAAAGCTGTTTTAAACATGCCCTTTTCCAGGCGGACAGAG
The sequence above is a segment of the Aspergillus chevalieri M1 DNA, chromosome 6, nearly complete sequence genome. Coding sequences within it:
- a CDS encoding uncharacterized protein (COG:S;~EggNog:ENOG410PTTE;~antiSMASH:Cluster_6.1), coding for MEITLTKRAITTRGPTDGYILNEENLIDDAFLPKTYSVRLEKGMFKTAFERTAGPVRPWRQSYAYQLVFDKSPYPPRHEWKDPEDVPEPPFLGFSEWREFCSRSFPSDAE